The Burkholderia pyrrocinia genome has a segment encoding these proteins:
- a CDS encoding ABC transporter ATP-binding protein, which produces MASVLLRNIAKRYDETEVLRNVNLDIADGEFVVFVGPSGCGKSTLMRMIAGLEDISSGDLLIDGAKVNDVPSAKRGIAMVFQSYALYPHMTLYDNMAFGLKLAGAKKPEIDQAVKNAAKILHIDHLLDRKPKQLSGGQRQRVAIGRAITRKPKVFLFDEPLSNLDAALRVKMRLEFARLHDELKTTMIYVTHDQVEAMTLADKIVVLSGGAVQQVGTPNELYHAPANLFVAGFIGSPKMNFLKGTVDSVDAGGVLVRFDRGETQRVAVEAAGLQRGAAVTVGVRPEHLLVGTAAAGVAARTMAVESLGDAAYLYAESAVAPDGLIARIPPLDTYRTGEALRVHAQAEHCHLFDEHGQALRRLGAHAKAA; this is translated from the coding sequence ATGGCAAGCGTGCTCCTGCGCAACATCGCGAAGCGCTACGACGAAACCGAAGTGCTGCGCAACGTGAACCTCGACATCGCCGACGGCGAATTCGTCGTGTTCGTCGGCCCGAGCGGCTGCGGCAAATCCACGCTGATGCGGATGATCGCGGGTCTCGAGGATATTTCGAGCGGCGACCTGCTGATCGACGGCGCGAAGGTCAACGACGTGCCGAGCGCGAAGCGCGGCATCGCGATGGTGTTCCAGTCGTATGCGCTGTACCCGCACATGACGCTGTACGACAACATGGCGTTCGGCCTCAAGCTCGCGGGTGCGAAGAAGCCCGAGATCGACCAGGCCGTGAAGAACGCGGCGAAGATCCTGCACATCGATCACCTGCTCGACCGCAAGCCGAAACAGCTGTCGGGCGGCCAGCGGCAGCGCGTCGCGATCGGCCGCGCGATCACGCGCAAGCCGAAGGTGTTCCTGTTCGACGAGCCGTTGTCGAACCTCGACGCCGCGCTGCGCGTGAAGATGCGGCTGGAGTTCGCGCGGCTGCACGACGAGCTGAAGACGACGATGATCTACGTGACGCACGACCAGGTCGAGGCGATGACGCTCGCGGACAAGATCGTCGTGCTGTCGGGCGGCGCGGTGCAACAGGTCGGCACGCCGAACGAGCTGTATCACGCGCCGGCGAACCTGTTCGTCGCAGGCTTCATCGGTTCGCCGAAGATGAACTTCCTGAAGGGCACGGTCGACTCGGTCGATGCGGGCGGCGTGCTCGTGCGTTTCGACAGGGGCGAGACGCAGCGCGTCGCGGTCGAAGCGGCCGGGTTGCAGCGCGGTGCCGCGGTGACCGTCGGCGTGCGCCCCGAGCACCTGCTGGTCGGCACGGCGGCCGCGGGCGTTGCCGCGCGGACGATGGCCGTCGAGTCGCTCGGCGATGCCGCGTATCTGTACGCGGAGTCGGCGGTCGCGCCGGACGGGCTGATCGCGCGGATTCCGCCGCTCGATACGTATCGCACCGGCGAGGCGCTGCGCGTGCACGCGCAGGCCGAGCACTGCCATCTGTTCGACGAGCACGGGCAGGCGTTGCGCCGGCTCGGCGCGCACGCGAAGGCGGCGTGA
- a CDS encoding HAD family hydrolase, translating to MSGADEGATDEGAACHGANVLICDCDGVLIDSEAVAADVIVRELDARWPGVDARPAVMPLLGLRIERVLAGAGDAVGRTLSADDVDAIRRAVEAAAVNAPMVEGIDAALGAIQLTTACASNSYRAYVEAALARTGLARFFGDRLFCADSVARPKPAPDVYLAAARTLGVAPAQCLVVEDSVTGITAAAAAGMTVLGFVGGGHASAAQIDALRGIGARHVFDDMHELPGYVARWQATGAVLPN from the coding sequence ATGAGCGGGGCCGACGAAGGTGCTACCGACGAAGGCGCAGCCTGTCACGGTGCGAACGTGCTGATCTGCGATTGCGACGGCGTGCTGATCGACAGCGAGGCCGTCGCCGCCGACGTGATCGTGCGCGAACTCGATGCGCGCTGGCCGGGCGTCGATGCGCGGCCGGCCGTGATGCCGCTGCTCGGGCTGCGCATCGAGCGCGTGCTGGCGGGTGCGGGCGACGCTGTCGGCCGCACGCTGTCGGCCGACGACGTCGATGCGATCCGCCGCGCGGTCGAGGCGGCGGCCGTCAATGCGCCGATGGTCGAAGGCATCGACGCGGCGCTCGGCGCGATTCAACTGACGACGGCCTGCGCGAGCAACAGCTACCGTGCCTACGTCGAGGCGGCGCTCGCGCGCACGGGCCTCGCGCGCTTCTTCGGCGACCGGCTGTTCTGCGCGGATTCCGTCGCGCGGCCGAAGCCGGCGCCGGACGTGTATCTCGCGGCCGCGCGCACGCTCGGCGTCGCGCCCGCGCAGTGCCTTGTCGTCGAGGACAGCGTGACCGGCATCACCGCGGCGGCCGCGGCCGGCATGACCGTGCTCGGCTTCGTCGGCGGCGGGCATGCGTCGGCCGCACAGATCGACGCGCTGCGCGGGATCGGCGCGCGTCACGTATTCGACGACATGCACGAGCTGCCCGGTTACGTCGCGCGCTGGCAGGCGACGGGCGCGGTGCTGCCGAACTAG